One Bemisia tabaci chromosome 4, PGI_BMITA_v3 genomic window, aatggagatgttgcgtgtgtgaggaatttgcgatttggcgattgattcttatgtaaaagttcgcgagaaacacgataatgccactggttttccctgaaatcaactcccaatttcaaaaaaacgccctcaaagttgaggctgtattGGTGGGgatatatcccacgctatcctgagattccatctctacatcaagacaaactctccatgcaaaggtagggagctaatacattgacagggctgccacttcatttggggactctaaactcgtaaacacggcagccctgcaatgtatttgctccctatctttgcatggagagtttgtcttgatgtagaggtggactctcaggatagcatgatatcccctccattacagcctcaacttgggagcgttttttgagcttcggagttgatttcagggaaaatcagcGGGACCATCGTAtatctcgcgaacttctacataagaatcaacagtcaaatcgcaaattcctcacacatgcaacatctccattcagagATTTTTCTCGAGTGATCGGTCTGTTCATTTTAGAGACGGATATAAAGTACAGGTAAAATGACAGTATATAGAGGTGCTAAGGGTCCGTTGCACGCGAAATacacagccaactgaataccaTGTTTGGAAGTAAATTTgaagggcttggaagacaagacgcataagcGCAATTctcgctatttcgagaaatacgtgtttgaagtttgaaaaatacatagATCCAGATggtgaaaagaaagttcaaagtgtcattttcatgttaaaatATTAGAATTTGGGACCTAATTTTTTaccagaatatgcattaagactagatCTAATCGAAATCAATAATAActtagttttttcaaaaactgcactcgggcaccttgtcctccaagcctttcatttgctcgaaaatcacgttggccacatcaaaaaagtctgatatCCGCTCCTTAACTCGCAATCTGCATGTATAACACGCTTTTTCGAGTTTATCGCGTCTGCAGGCAGTTTTTCTCAATCACCGCCGACCTGGTTTCCACAGGCGGAGGAGTAAGAAAGAACTACCCGAAGTAAACACACGATTAACTAACTTTTTTTAATTGGATGATTTCATATGTTTCCGAGCGGTCgttatctttttctttctctattgTGCTAAGAGAAAAGCTtcgaatcaattgaaatctttCGCACGGAGAGTTTATAACAGTTTGCAAGATTGTTCGTTTATTCAGGTCAGGTCTCTCCGGGCAAACCTGACGGCCGGCCACCACGAAAAACTGCCCGCCTATATGCGGTAAATTTGAagaagcgtgttacaaactacgcggATTGCGCGCTGAAGGAGTTTATTTCTGACTTTTTTTATAGGACCAACATAATTTCCGAGCGCATTTGCTCTTAGAAAGTGTATTCAGTTGACTGTGTCTCTTGCGTGCAAAAGATCCATTGGTGAAAACACGATAAATGTGCAGCTTTGAATTTGAAGACTAACCCAGATAAATTGAAAATCGATCTGTATAATCGAGTTATCGAAATTTCTCGCATTCATGTtcgattttaagccattttttgttttgccaaaaaaaaggTCAGTCTGGGTGCGTGCGTCAATAGGTTGACACGAAGAGGAAAACTGCGTGCTAAATATGCTACTACTTGATGAGAGAGGGAAGAATCGCTTAAGCATTTTTTGTCAATGAGGGATGCCAGgctgcaaattaatttttttccgatttgaaattctgaaactccTCATGCAGATGCGAAAGAGCTGTTCAAGTCAAGAGCTGTGTCTGAGCCACGACATTGAGACATTTAATAAAAATTGTCATCTTTACCTGCTTGACATACCCGTGTACGAATTGAAAATCTGCATTGAAAACTTGAACCTCGCTCGACAGGCATCAGCGTCAGTAAGAACAAAATAGGCACTAACAAGCTCATTTTTAGCGTGGACGTCACCAAAAGTGTGTGTACCATGTCTCTGGTTATAATTCTAATGGCCGTAAGCTTTAATATGATAGATTATGATATGATAGATATGATTTTTAATATGATAGGTCCTACCTCATGTACCTACCGTAagttatttttgaatttgttcatcTTGGACCTTTGGTTTTTCAGTCCTTTCGCATAGTTCCATAGTAATATtttttgtgcgatgaaaattgaGATGAGGGAGTGGCTTGCTGTGTTTGGAAAACAGCACAAAATTTGAGTTTGAACGGACAAAATGATTCAATTCaacattgacaacattgttttaGGATAGGCTGCAGGTAAAAGACAACTCATTTGTGCTGAAAAAACAGATCTTCAAAAACACAATCCTCATCAAAACATGTACCTAGAGCATGCTGAACAtgtcaaaaactttcaaaaacaagTCATAAGTGAGAAATTAACTCGCTCCggcttaaaaagaaaaatcgttaTCAATATAAGTCAAATTTGGCATTGAAAACAACCCATACCTTAGGCAAATAATTGAAGGTTGGTTCAATACCCATTTTCCTTCACCTTCTCTGATCCTAGCCTTTATGATCTTGtcaaaaagaggggaaaagacACCACTTGGGAGAATTCATAAATTCTTAAACATACAAACCGAAAGTAGtttagtgctcgatttgacagAAATGTACTATGTCTTTTCGAAGTGAGAAGTGTGAAGTGTCCGTAAGTATAATGGGACTCAAGGGTAGAGTATTTGGATTGCTGCTCAGATTCCTGACGGAACATATGCGAATGAACCTGCAAAACAATCTGaataaataaaaccaaaaatacTTGGAAGCTGTTTTCTCAGAAATCCATCGTCGACCCAAGGGCCTTCTTACAACTATCTCTTCAAATATATCCAGTGTTTAACCACGTCGGGCCTTCTTACAACTATCTCTTCAAATATATCCAGTGTTTAACCACGTCCGTCGCTTTTAGGCGAGCTACTTCCTACTGATATGGAGGAGTGCCACGAGATGAACGAGATATGCAAAAATGAGGGAGGATACATCATTGGAGGAGAACGTGTACTGCCGATCATGCGTGTACATGTACAAGAAGAGATGGAAGATTGGGAACGTGAATGTGGATGTAGCATAAGCCCAGAAGTGTATTCTTATCTAGAAACTCATCATTATGATATCGACGGTTTCCAGTTTTCGGTGTATGATGACTTGCCTGGTATCCGAGCATGGTTAGAAGAAAACAACATCAAATTCTTGCCAGGTATAGAAGAATGAGTCGAAATATTTCCCTAATAATTTTGAAGTCAATCAAAAATATTACgaaatgcatttgaaaaataaaaacacactaaaacacaaaaaaaaaaacaaatgggtatacaaggccagaggagacataaaataaccaggacgtttcgggccaattacatgcccattctcaactggaacagaagctaaaaagtaaaataacgaGAATGAAGACCGGTAGAATCATGCAAATGAATGTAGTTGCTGATTCCTCTCACAGACATttcgaatttttacattttttagcttctgttccagttgagaatgggcatgtaattgacccgaaacgtcctggttgttttaagtctcctctagccttgtatacccatttgttttttgtattttagtgtgtttttattgctGTCTGCGTTCGGGCTATTGTGTCTCTCGCTCTCTTATCTCTAAAGCATttgtttatatattttaaagaaatcgtccgtaaaattttactttaaataagGGTCTTCTTGCATCTATCTCCTTAAAGACATCCAGTCTCTAACCACGCCCTTCGCTTTTAGGCATCAATATGGAGAAGTGTCACAAGTTTTGCTACAAGTATGGAGGATACATCATTGGAGGACTTCAACTGCCGACAATATATATCTTGCATGGACGGGAAGATACGAACAATGCTGTGCCTGAATGCGAATGTAGATTGAACTCAGGCGTGGAATTTTATCTAGAAAATGAAGGTTATAATGTCAATAGTTTCAAGCATTCGGTGTATGATGGCTTGCCCGGTATCCGGAAATggttgaaagaaaacaaaatcaaaatcaGACCGACGTTcaaatttaaatattgaaaGATTCCGAATATTTTCCTAATTATCATCGAAGTCCATCAAAAATATTACTAAAGCATCTCGACAAGGCATCTCGGAGATAgccaaacaccgcaaacgagatacgtagttgcggacttacaccgtcgaaatttATGTTATTTGTTGTAGCTTTCTTTGAATAATATTAACGATTAAACAGTTCTGAAAAcgtaaatttcagaaaattcacccaatcgtttcctttctaaaataaaaattagctcTGGAGATTCTAACTAAGAAATGTCCcttctgcacccaacgcttcaatggagaatttgcatgcaatttttttatttgcttcatctgaaagtgcttaaagagctgatttcagtattttctcttatttttttctgatatgggaaataatctaaaaatgtattcatAAGTGAGAAAATGCTCCGCCTTGTGatatctggcggcatttcttacaagaacacacgtattttagcagattagatcattttgtcatatcttctccaataattgttcaattcatgagccaagggtatcctcgtgttcagttcgctccgtagtttccacttaaacacgataCTTATCAAATTGCAGACACCTGCAAAGTCTCTATTGCATGGTCGTTACTGCTCTTTTCATGGACCTCGCAGATTTCTCGCAGTGTCCAACGTATCTTTTCCATTGGTGCGCAGAGGTCAGACGTGAAATTCTTGACTAtagttgtaaattttaatgcttATTTTCCCCGGGATGCTCATCAGGGGAAACTTAACAGGGAAACCCATTGGACCCACTTTCATATTTCTCCGTTTTGTTTTAACGAAGAcataagtttttaaagttcatcGTGTGCAGTTTCTCCTTCTGACTTGCTCCACCGTGCACCATAGATTGGGTCCGATTTcagctgaaaggaaccaagtcgcatcagctgttgtga contains:
- the LOC140223732 gene encoding uncharacterized protein, whose product is MGTCELLPTDMEECHEMNEICKNEGGYIIGGERVLPIMRVHVQEEMEDWERECGCSISPEVYSYLETHHYDIDGFQFSVYDDLPGIRAWLEENNIKFLPGINMEKCHKFCYKYGGYIIGGLQLPTIYILHGREDTNNAVPECECRLNSGVEFYLENEGYNVNSFKHSVYDGLPGIRKWLKENKIKIRPTFKFKY